The Herbiconiux sp. A18JL235 region TCGCCTTCTGCAGGGCCTGCGAGTGCCTGATCGCCTGGATGATCATCGGGTCGTGCGGGGTTCTCGGAGTCATGACTCGTCGCGCCTTCCTCATCGTGCGGGCTGTGATGACCCGCCCGCGTCGGTGCAGGCGATCGCGAGCGAGTAGGACGAGACTGGCACATCGGCGGGGTCGACCGACAGTCCTCACGACGGATTCGGCAAGCCGTTACAGAGAATTTACGAATTCCGTGCGTGCCACTGGAGAAAACCGACGATTCCGTCGGTCTCGGCCGCTAGTGCACGTCGAGGTGCTCGTCGCCGATGCCGATGCGGGTGCCGCGATCGACCGCCGTCCACTCCCCCGCGGCGAGCTCGACGGGCTCTCCGGCCCCCGAGCCGAGCCGGGTGCCGTTGGCCGAGCCGCGGTCACGCACCCAGAGCTGGTCGCCGTCGACCCCGAACTCGAGATGGGTCTTCGAGACGCTGCGCTGCGGGTCGACGATCTGCACAAGGTAGTCGACGTGCTCGTCGTTCGAGGGTGTGGGGTTACGGCCCACCAGCCCGCTGCCCGAGACGCGCACGCTCTCGCCCGTGCTGAAGACGAGGCTGAAGGTCGCGCCCGAACGCGGGGCGGCGTGGGCGCGGGCGGGCCGCTCGCGGAGGGCGGGCCGCTGCGGGGCGGGCTGCTCGCCGGAGGGCTGCGGAGGCAGGGGTGGGTCGGCGGGACGGGCCCGTGCAGGGGCGCGGGTAGTGGACGGGGAGCGGGATGCTTCGCCGCGGTCGCCACGGATCGCCGCGAGCAGAGCCGCCCGGTCGTGATGCGCCGTGTCGCCGAGGGTGGGTCGCGGGGCGATCGCCGATGTTCCGCATTCGCCGCACAGCAGCGCGTGGGCGCTGAGTGTCGTGCCGCAGGTTCTGCACTTCACGGGACGTCTCGCCTCTTCCTGTCCCTCCCATGATACGTGCGCACGGAACGCAGCGAGAGCCGCGAGCGGAGCCGCGCCACGGGGCTGCGCCCGGCGAGCAGCCGATTGCGTTCCCGGTCGGAGAGCAGCCAGAGCCTGTCGATCTCCTCGTCGGTGGGGTCGTCGGGAGCGAAGGCCGCGGTGTCGACGAGCACGGCAAGGGCGACCGCCTCCGACGCTCCGAGGGCCGCTGCCGCCTGACTCCGTGTCGAGGCCGGGGGAACTTCGACGGCGAGATCCCGGGCGGTGTCGGTGAGCTCGGCCCAGGCTCCGGTCGCGCGCGCACGCGCCGACCCCTCGCGCCGACGCCGGCCACGACGGCGCGCCTTCACCGCGATCACGGCGAGGAAGGGCGCGGCCGACACGGCGAGGGCGATGACGGCGAGACCCACGACGACGAGGATGCGCAGGGCGAGCGGGATCGCCGCATCCGTCTCGGCCGCGTCGTCGTCGCTCTGGGAGGCGGCCTGGTCGGGGGGATCGGTCAGCTCCGCGGACCCTGGGGGCACGACGACAGGCGGCCGCACGGCGAGAGCGCTGTCATCGACGGCGCTGTCGGGAACCGGGCGCGGTTCGGGGGTGACGTCGATGGGCACCCATCCGGCCTGCGCGGTGTCGACCTCGATCCAGGCCGCGACGTCGCGGCCCCGCACCTCGGCCACGACGTCGGTGTCGGCCGGGTCGCGCGTGTCGGCCGGGTCGGCGGCCGAGGACTCCGCCGCGCTCCGCTCGGGCACCACGAAGCCGAACACGACGCGGGAGGGGAAACCCGCCGCCTGTGCGAGCAGTGCCCCCGCAGCGGCGTACTGCTCGTCGT contains the following coding sequences:
- a CDS encoding FHA domain-containing protein; its protein translation is MKCRTCGTTLSAHALLCGECGTSAIAPRPTLGDTAHHDRAALLAAIRGDRGEASRSPSTTRAPARARPADPPLPPQPSGEQPAPQRPALRERPARAHAAPRSGATFSLVFSTGESVRVSGSGLVGRNPTPSNDEHVDYLVQIVDPQRSVSKTHLEFGVDGDQLWVRDRGSANGTRLGSGAGEPVELAAGEWTAVDRGTRIGIGDEHLDVH